A region of the Terriglobales bacterium genome:
GAACAGCGGCGACTATGAGGGCGCGCGCAGCCACCTGGAGAAGATCGTCAAGCAGTCTCCCAAGGCCGACTACGGCTGGTACGGCCTGGCCGTGCTGGACTGCCTCTGCGGGCACGTCGAGGACTCGCTCAAGCACCTGCAGCAGGCTACGCGGCTCAACCCCGGCCTGCGCTTCCAGGCGCGCAACGACTCCGACTTCCAGAACCTGGCCGACGATCCCCGCTTCACCGAGCTGCTCTATCCCGAAGAGGGAGTGGGCGAGCCTGCTCCCGCGCCGGAGAAGAAGCGCTGACCGGGGTGAGCACGGCCTCCGCCCGTGGCGCCGCCGGTACCCGCGCGGCGACTGCCCCTGCCCCCGGCCCTCAGGGTAAGATGGTCGGTTGATGCCGCGTTCCCTGCGCCAGAAGGTGGTTCCCGGCCGGGCCCAGCCGAAGCGTCCCTCCGGTCCGCAGAAGTTCGCCGTCGCCATCCTGGCGGCGGGCATGGGCACCCGCCTGCAGTCGAAGCATCCCAAGGTGCTGCACCAGATCGCCGGCCGGCCGCTGCTGGAGTACGTGATCGAAGCCGCCAAGGCCGTGGTTCCGGCAACCGACGTCTACGTCATCATCGGGCATGAGGCGGAGCGGGTGCGCGCCGCGGTGGAGCCGGCCGGGGTGCGCTTCGTGCTGCAGCAGCCGCAGCGCGGCACCGGCCACGCCCTCATGGCCGCCCGCGCGGCGCTCGAGGACTACGACCACGTGCTGGTGCTCTCCGGCGACGTGCCCCTCATCCGCCCCGAGACCATCGCCCGCCTGCGCGACTTCCATCTCGCGCGCCGTGCGGCCATGACCATCCTGACCGCCGAGGCTCCCGATCCCGCGGGCTACGGCCGGGTCCTGCGCCGGGGGCGTTCCCCCGGCGTGCTGGCCATCGTGGAACCGAAGGCGCTCACCCCGAAACAGCGCAACCTGCGCGAGATCAACTCCGGCATCTACGGCTTCGCCACTCGCCCGCTCTTGGCCCACATCGGCCGGCTCACCACCGACAACGCCCACCACGAGTTCTATCTCACCGACATGGCGGCCTTGCTGAGCAAGGCCAAGGAGACGGTGGTGGCCTTGCAGGCCGAGGACAGTGGCGAGGTGCTGGGAGTCAACACGCGGGCCGAATTGGCCCGCTTGGATGCCCTGCTGCGCCAGCGCAAGTGCGCCCAGCTCATGGCGGCGGGCGTCACCATCTACCGCCCCGAGACTTGCACCCTCGACGCCGCGGTCGAGGTCGCCTCCGATAGCGTGCTCGAACCCTTCGTGCAGCTCCTGGGCCGAACCCGGGTGGGTTCCGACTGCCGCATCCGCTCCTACAGCGTGATCAGCGACTCCCAGATCGGCGACGGCGTGGAAGTGCGCCCCGGCTCGCTCATCGAGGGCTCGCGGCTGGAGGCGGGCGCGGTCATCGGGCCCTACGCCCACCTGCGTCCGGGCAGCGAGATCGGCGAGGGCGCCCACGTCGGCAATTTCGTCGAGACCAAGAAGGCTCGCTTGGGCAAGGGCTCCAAGGCCAACCATCTCACCTACCTGGGCGACGCCGAGATCGGCGCGGGCGTCAACGTGGGCGCCGGCACCATCACCTGCAACTACGACGGCGTCACCAAGCACAAGACCGTGGTCGAGGACGGCGCCTTCATCGGCAGCGACACCACCCTGGTGGCCCCGGTGAAGGTGGGCCGCGGCTCCTATATCGGCGCCGGCAGCGCCATCACCGACGAGGTCCCCGCCGACGCCCTGGCTATCGCCCGCACCCGCCAGGTCAACAAGGAAGGCTGGGCGGCCCGCAAGCGCCAGGAGCGCTCCGCCACCAAAAAATAGACGCCGCGGGGCGGCGTCGAGAGAGAGGAGGGGCGTGGGCGCCTCTCTTGGGTTGTGGGGTAAAGGCGCCCACGTCTAGCATTGGGGATCTGTTGTATAAGACGTATTCCGCCGGAAAAAGTTCCTGCCCTGGGACGAAATATTTTGGTGCGGTAACCAGGGATGTTCGTTGCCACGGGCAAATCCGCCCTGCTCTCCTTTGTGTTCCTTCGTGCTGCCTTCGTGCCCTTTGTGGTGAGCTTTTGAAAGCCTTTCACCACAAAGAGCACAAAGGGAACACAAAGGTCCTCTGCAGACGCTACTTCCCCGGCCCCGCCAGCAGGATCTTCTCCAGCACCGGCACCGGCAGCGCGCCCTCGGCCAGCGCCCGGTTGTGGAAGTCCATCATGTCGAAGCCCGGGCCCGCGCGCTGCTGGTACTTCTCGCGCAGCGACCACCACTCCCGGGTGCCCACGAAATAGGTCGGGAGTTGGGTGGAGCTGAGCTTGGCGCGCTGCAGCTTGCCCTCGGCCTCGGCGGTGGTCTGGAAGCAGTCTTTCTCCATCAGGTCGAGAGCCTCCTGGTCGGTCATGCCCATGGTCTGCAGGCGGACGTCGAGGACGGCGTTGGCCACCGCTCGCAGCCAGACCTTCCAGTAGCTCAGTTCGTAGCGCGGATCGCGGTTGGCGTAGCCCTCCTTGAGCATCACCTGCGCCATGTACTCGGCCCAGCCCTCGACGTAGGGGCCGTTGCTGAACAGCCCGCGCACCAGCCGCCGGGTCACGGGCTGGATGTCGTTGGCGTGCTCCGCCTGGATGTAGTGTCCGGGCAGGGCCTCGTGGATGGTCAGCCACTGCAGCACCCAGGTGTTGTACTCGCGCAGGCGGGCGTCGGCGAAGCGGTCGGAGGCCTTGGGATCGATGGGCGTCACCCAATACTCGGCCTCGGCCGTGGGCTCCAGCGGCGGCGCGGAGTGGAAGCCGCCCACCCCGTAGGCCCCGCGCATGAAGGCGGGCGTGGGAATGACTTTCAAGTTCGAGCGCTCGCTCAGGGCGACGATCTTCTTCTCGCGGATGAAGGCGGTGATGCCGGCCAGGTCGTCCTGCGCGCACTGCACCAGCTGGTCACGCTGGCAGTGTTCGTCGGAGATCTTGTGCAGCACCTCGCCGATGATGGTGTTCTCGCGCTCGTGCGCCGGCAGGTCGGAGTGGTCGCTGTGGGTTGGAAACATCTGGGCGTGCAGGGGCAGGGCCAGCTCCAGCATGCGCCCGCGCACCACCTTCATCTGTTCGTCGGCGTCGGCCAGCACCTGCTCCGGGGTGATATCGGTCTCCATCACCAGGCGGAACTTCTGGTCATACCAGTCCTTGCCCAGGCGCCAGGTACGGGTGGTGGGGCGCTGGGCCAGGTCGTTCTGCAGCCACTCGTCGAAGTCCTTGATGGCGACCACGGCGGCGGGCGCCACCTTGTCGTATTCGACCCTCAGCGGCGAGCCGGCCGGGATCTCCGCGGCCACCGTCTCTTCGATCAAGCCGAGGTTGCCCTCGTTCTCCTCCACGGCCACTTTGATGAAGATGGGGTCGGAGTCCACCAACTGCTGCCGCGCCTGCTGGAGCAGCCGTCGGATCTGGCGGACCCGCAGGAGCACGTGGCGCAGGCGTACCTCCCGGGGAGCGTACTCCTGGGTGAGGGGCAGGAAGAGGCCATTGCCGATCAGCTCCACGTAGACGGTGGGATTGTGCTTGTAGCTCTGGATGGTGTCGAACTCCAGCAGGTTGAGGCCGATCTGGTCGTCGATAAGCTGGAAGTCGGCGGCGTCCTCGGGACTCAGCGAGGCCGGAGGGAACTCCTTGTGGAAACGCGCCCGCCATTGCTGGTAGAAGGCGCGCTGCCGGGCGAAGGCCTGGGGCGAGAGATCATCCAGCCGCCCATCGAGGGCGACGGTCTTGCCCGGCTTGCCCGGCTTGGCGTAATGATGCTTGTGGTAGCCGGCGGCGGAGGCGCTGACGGGGGAGAGCGCCAGCGACTCCTTGATGAACTGATCACACAGGGCGGCGAACTTCCGGGGATGGGCGCTCGGGCGCGCCGGGGCTTCGGGATGGGAGGTTTGGGCGGTCAGAGGAAGGCAGCACAGCAGACAGAGCATCAGGACACGTATCATGACGCACGCTCCGCAGGAACTACCTCGGAGTATAGCTCGTCCCCCGGGGGGCGGCGTCAGTCGGCGTCGGCGGGGGTGGCCGCCCGCTCTCTCTTCTGCAACAAGCGGCGGGTGAGCGCGATCAGGTCCTTGACCTCGAAGGGCTTGACGATGCAGGGGCAGCGAGTGGTCTCCAGGAAGCGGCGGATCTTGGCGTCGCTCAGATCGGAGACGGCGAGCAGGACGCGCTGGGTCATGGCGGGGCGGTTTTCTTCCACCCAGCGGTAGATGTCGGGGCCGTCCCAGCGCCCCGGCATCTTGCCATCCAGCAGGATGGCGTCAAACTCCTCGGCGCCCAGGCAGGCGATGGCTTCGTCGCCGCTATCCACGGCCACCACCTCGGCGCCCACCCCCAGCAGGACCTCGCGCTCGAACTCCAGCACCGAAAGTTCGTCGTCCACGATGAGGATGCGTCCGCGCAGCAGCGCCGATTCCCCCGCGGCCCAGGCGGGAGGCACCGCTGGCTTGGGCTCCGCCGCCAGCGGCAGCCGCACCGTGAACACCGCCCCGCCCTCGGGATGGTTGGTGGCCACGATCTCGCCGCCGTGCTCCTTGACGATGCCATAGCAGATGCTCAGCCCCAGCCCCGTGCCCTTGCCGATGGACT
Encoded here:
- a CDS encoding tetratricopeptide repeat protein, with the protein product NSGDYEGARSHLEKIVKQSPKADYGWYGLAVLDCLCGHVEDSLKHLQQATRLNPGLRFQARNDSDFQNLADDPRFTELLYPEEGVGEPAPAPEKKR
- the glmU gene encoding bifunctional UDP-N-acetylglucosamine diphosphorylase/glucosamine-1-phosphate N-acetyltransferase GlmU, with product MPRSLRQKVVPGRAQPKRPSGPQKFAVAILAAGMGTRLQSKHPKVLHQIAGRPLLEYVIEAAKAVVPATDVYVIIGHEAERVRAAVEPAGVRFVLQQPQRGTGHALMAARAALEDYDHVLVLSGDVPLIRPETIARLRDFHLARRAAMTILTAEAPDPAGYGRVLRRGRSPGVLAIVEPKALTPKQRNLREINSGIYGFATRPLLAHIGRLTTDNAHHEFYLTDMAALLSKAKETVVALQAEDSGEVLGVNTRAELARLDALLRQRKCAQLMAAGVTIYRPETCTLDAAVEVASDSVLEPFVQLLGRTRVGSDCRIRSYSVISDSQIGDGVEVRPGSLIEGSRLEAGAVIGPYAHLRPGSEIGEGAHVGNFVETKKARLGKGSKANHLTYLGDAEIGAGVNVGAGTITCNYDGVTKHKTVVEDGAFIGSDTTLVAPVKVGRGSYIGAGSAITDEVPADALAIARTRQVNKEGWAARKRQERSATKK
- a CDS encoding DUF885 domain-containing protein is translated as MIRVLMLCLLCCLPLTAQTSHPEAPARPSAHPRKFAALCDQFIKESLALSPVSASAAGYHKHHYAKPGKPGKTVALDGRLDDLSPQAFARQRAFYQQWRARFHKEFPPASLSPEDAADFQLIDDQIGLNLLEFDTIQSYKHNPTVYVELIGNGLFLPLTQEYAPREVRLRHVLLRVRQIRRLLQQARQQLVDSDPIFIKVAVEENEGNLGLIEETVAAEIPAGSPLRVEYDKVAPAAVVAIKDFDEWLQNDLAQRPTTRTWRLGKDWYDQKFRLVMETDITPEQVLADADEQMKVVRGRMLELALPLHAQMFPTHSDHSDLPAHERENTIIGEVLHKISDEHCQRDQLVQCAQDDLAGITAFIREKKIVALSERSNLKVIPTPAFMRGAYGVGGFHSAPPLEPTAEAEYWVTPIDPKASDRFADARLREYNTWVLQWLTIHEALPGHYIQAEHANDIQPVTRRLVRGLFSNGPYVEGWAEYMAQVMLKEGYANRDPRYELSYWKVWLRAVANAVLDVRLQTMGMTDQEALDLMEKDCFQTTAEAEGKLQRAKLSSTQLPTYFVGTREWWSLREKYQQRAGPGFDMMDFHNRALAEGALPVPVLEKILLAGPGK